Proteins encoded by one window of Lates calcarifer isolate ASB-BC8 linkage group LG7_1, TLL_Latcal_v3, whole genome shotgun sequence:
- the LOC108895997 gene encoding sine oculis-binding protein homolog isoform X2: MGGGGVGGRGEKKRGEGRDRESWRKREKERERERVVDIGERRRERSGAFPRTVGPRRGVGCPALISARSGSGFSSNPVLPKPQRETFAESTMNELLGWYGYDKVDLRDSEANEIRNYRERRQHVSVLKENSLPKPKSLDTKVSHSVLAMKSGERESSSVPSSSPSSSSTSSSLATPKEHKSAPVIVPLIKPSAVEDVQNVQIVCVWCQKEGVKRYSLCMGSELKSFCSEKCFAACRRAYFKRNKARDEDLHGERSPQHPHTEDSPRLVLKINSNVRVCDWCKHVRHTKEYLDFGSGEERLQFCSTKCLNQYKMDVFYREARAALTSTSSSPSRTSQEGRADSSVTGQKLLTPESWNSNNSIGEARHRNLSPKGPTLIHASTESTSISSSEASSSSSSKVPVSGLRTLERPIQPPPPPPAVEVSPHPAPLPPLPPPRPSLEHQPVPQIPIPFIRPPLHAQGLKSPLANPPRHPGPPSSPIHRPPHSPHLQPPTSSSINPPGLMHPFPGAYFPGLHSPPLNMMPRGPVPMPPIMNFGIPSFSPLLPQPTVLVPYPIIVPLPVPIPIPIPIPVPSKATLETPSHSGVIQPVPEGADRSRSRVTRPPSPGIPEGDSRLVANKLGAPLTQGLPSPSDPNSRDTDWVKSERPFPSPTSTLNSGTSSPRAQYNESPSSAPGSESLTDYKQQQSERQVIQRVLQRTQVKPEPSANGVVDLSGLTESGTGQGTRSGLHDIIRPTSSLPESPSHDTVYHHQDSHTPPSHTPPSPTGSNHPNDVTPSALKSQDYSPNGMSPSSAPSSPDSSLPQRVLVPPPDPTISELEAIKENKCSVVGPVRVEGPVGQLEEPLAVVGEVGEDPHVPDEDHAYALPTAPKTGGTTTPLLLPKLRDKGSLRSPANMPSAGDMEPALKRRCLRIRDQNK; encoded by the exons ATGGGAGGTGGTGGGgtgggaggcagaggagagaaaaagagaggcgAGGGGAGGGACAGGGAaagctggagaaagagagagaaagagagagagagggagagagtggtgGACAttggagagagaagaagggagaggagTGGGGCATTTCCGAGAACCGTGGGACCTCGCCGCGGTGTAGGGTGTCCCGCTCTGATTTCTGCCCGTTCCGGATCAGGTTTCTCCTCCAATCCGGTTCTCCCAAAGCCACAGAGAGAG ACATTTGCAGAAAGCACCATGAATGAGCTCCTGGGATGGTACGGATACGACAAGGTAGATCTCAGAGACTCCGAGGCCAATGAGATCAGAAACTACAGAGAGAGGCGtcagcatgtgtctgtgctAAAAG AAAACTCATTGCCAAAACCCAAGAGCCTGGACACCAAAGTCAGTCACTCAGTCCTGGCCATGAAgagcggagagagagagtcctCCAGCGTCCCTTCCTCTTCGCCCTCCTCTTCGTCGACGAGTTCATCCCTGGCCACCCCCAAGGAGCACAAGAGTGCCCCTGTCATTGTTCCCCTTATAAAGCCATCAGCAG TGGAAGACGTACAGAATGTGCAgatagtgtgtgtttggtgcCAGAAGGAAGGTGTAAAACGCTACTCTCTATGCATGGGCTCAGAGCTCAAGAGCTTCTGCAGTGAAAAGTGTTTCGCCGCCTGCAGACGGGCCTACTTCAAACGCAATAAG GCCAGAGATGAAGACCTCCATGGTGAGAGATCCCCACAGCACCCCCATACAGAGGACTCGCCCAGACTGGTgttgaaaataaacagcaatgtCAGA GTATGTGATTGGTGCAAGCACGTCCGTCATACTAAAGAATACCTGGACTTTGGGTCTGGCGAGGAACGACTCCAGTTCTGCAGCACCAAGTGTCTGAATCAATACAAGATGGATGTTTTCTACAGAGAAGCCCGTGCAGCTCTCACCAGCACCAGCTCCAGCCCGAGCAGAACCAGCCAGGAGGGGAGGGCGGACAGCAGTGTCACTGGGCAAAAGCTACTCACTCCTGAATCTTggaacagcaacaacagtatAGGGGAAGCCCGTCACAGAAACCTCTCCCCTAAAGGTCCTACACTAATACATGCGTCAACAGAAtccacctccatctcctcctcagaggcatcttcttcttcttcttccaagGTCCCTGTCTCTGGGCTGAGGACCCTGGAGAGACCCATccagcctcctccacctccacctgctgtgGAGGTGTCACCTCACCCcgctccccttcctcctctgcctcctcctcgtCCCAGTCTGGAACATCAACCAGTGCCTCAAATCCCCATTCCCTTCATTAGACCTCCTCTTCATGCTCAGGGCCTGAAAAGCCCCCTTGCCAACCCTCCCAGACACCCAGGACCCCCCTCCAGCCCCATCCACAGacctcctcactctcctcacCTGCAACCCCCAACCTCTTCCTCCATAAATCCCCCTGGACTGATGCACCCCTTTCCAGGAGCCTATTTCCCTGGTTTGCACTCCCCTCCTCTGAATATGATGCCAAGAGGTCCCGTCCCAATGCCTCCCATAATGAACTTTGGTATTCCTTCCTTTAGCCCCCTCCTGCCCCAGCCAACTGTCCTGGTCCCATATCCCATCATTGTTCCCCTACCTGTCCCTATACCCATTCCTATCCCCATTCCAGTCCCCTCTAAGGCAACCCTAGAAACTCCGAGTCACAGTGGAGTTATCCAGCCTGTGCCAGAGGGGGCAGACAGGAGTAGATCCAGGGTTACCAGGCCGCCATCCCCAGGGATCCCAGAGGGGGACAGCAGATTGGTAGCCAACAAATTGGGTGCACCCTTGACTCAAGGTCTCCCCTCGCCAAGTGACCCCAACTCAAGGGACACCGATTGGGTTAAATCAGAGAGGCCATTCCCGTCCCCAACATCCACACTCAATAGTGGAACATCCTCTCCCAGAGCACAGTACAATGAATCTCCTTCCTCAGCTCCAGGGTCGGAATCGCTGACAGACTataagcagcagcagtcagagcgACAAGTCATCCAAAGGGTTCTTCAGCGGACCCAAGTGAAGCCGGAGCCCAGTGCCAATGGAGTGGTGGACCTATCAGGGCTCACAGAGTCAGGAACTGGGCAGGGTACCAGATCAGGGCTCCACGACATCATCAGACCCACCTCTTCTCTACCAGAGTCCCCTTCACACGACACTGTCTACCACCACCAGGACTCCCACACTCCACCTTCACATACCCCTCCCAGCCCCACAGGAAGCAATCATCCAAACGATGTCACGCCCTCTGCTCTGAAATCTCAGGACTACAGTCCAAATGGGATGTCCCCCTCATCCGCACCCTCCAGTCCAGACTCCTCCCTACCCCAGAGAGTACTAGTGCCACCCCCTGACCCCACGATCAGTGAGCTGGAGGCCATCAAGGAGAACAAGTGCTCTGTTGTTGGCCCAGTGCGAGTTGAGGGCCCAGTCGGTCAGTTAGAAGAGCCCTTAGCAGTAGTTGGGGAAGTAGGGGAGGACCCCCATGTTCCTGATGAGGACCATGCCTATGCCCTGCCCACAGCGCCTAAGACAGGTGGGACCACCACCCCGCTGCTCTTGCCCAAACTCAGGGACAAGGGTAGCCTGCGGAGCCCTGCTAATATGCCCAGTGCTGGAGACATGGAGCCAGCTCTCAAGAGGCGATGCCTACGAATCCGAGATCAGAATAAGTAG
- the LOC108895997 gene encoding sine oculis-binding protein homolog isoform X1, producing MGGGGVGGRGEKKRGEGRDRESWRKREKERERERVVDIGERRRERSGAFPRTVGPRRGVGCPALISARSGSGFSSNPVLPKPQRETFAESTMNELLGWYGYDKVDLRDSEANEIRNYRERRQHVSVLKENSLPKPKSLDTKVSHSVLAMKSGERESSSVPSSSPSSSSTSSSLATPKEHKSAPVIVPLIKPSAVEDVQNVQIVCVWCQKEGVKRYSLCMGSELKSFCSEKCFAACRRAYFKRNKARDEDLHGERSPQHPHTEDSPRLVLKINSNVRSLSPVPQVCDWCKHVRHTKEYLDFGSGEERLQFCSTKCLNQYKMDVFYREARAALTSTSSSPSRTSQEGRADSSVTGQKLLTPESWNSNNSIGEARHRNLSPKGPTLIHASTESTSISSSEASSSSSSKVPVSGLRTLERPIQPPPPPPAVEVSPHPAPLPPLPPPRPSLEHQPVPQIPIPFIRPPLHAQGLKSPLANPPRHPGPPSSPIHRPPHSPHLQPPTSSSINPPGLMHPFPGAYFPGLHSPPLNMMPRGPVPMPPIMNFGIPSFSPLLPQPTVLVPYPIIVPLPVPIPIPIPIPVPSKATLETPSHSGVIQPVPEGADRSRSRVTRPPSPGIPEGDSRLVANKLGAPLTQGLPSPSDPNSRDTDWVKSERPFPSPTSTLNSGTSSPRAQYNESPSSAPGSESLTDYKQQQSERQVIQRVLQRTQVKPEPSANGVVDLSGLTESGTGQGTRSGLHDIIRPTSSLPESPSHDTVYHHQDSHTPPSHTPPSPTGSNHPNDVTPSALKSQDYSPNGMSPSSAPSSPDSSLPQRVLVPPPDPTISELEAIKENKCSVVGPVRVEGPVGQLEEPLAVVGEVGEDPHVPDEDHAYALPTAPKTGGTTTPLLLPKLRDKGSLRSPANMPSAGDMEPALKRRCLRIRDQNK from the exons ATGGGAGGTGGTGGGgtgggaggcagaggagagaaaaagagaggcgAGGGGAGGGACAGGGAaagctggagaaagagagagaaagagagagagagggagagagtggtgGACAttggagagagaagaagggagaggagTGGGGCATTTCCGAGAACCGTGGGACCTCGCCGCGGTGTAGGGTGTCCCGCTCTGATTTCTGCCCGTTCCGGATCAGGTTTCTCCTCCAATCCGGTTCTCCCAAAGCCACAGAGAGAG ACATTTGCAGAAAGCACCATGAATGAGCTCCTGGGATGGTACGGATACGACAAGGTAGATCTCAGAGACTCCGAGGCCAATGAGATCAGAAACTACAGAGAGAGGCGtcagcatgtgtctgtgctAAAAG AAAACTCATTGCCAAAACCCAAGAGCCTGGACACCAAAGTCAGTCACTCAGTCCTGGCCATGAAgagcggagagagagagtcctCCAGCGTCCCTTCCTCTTCGCCCTCCTCTTCGTCGACGAGTTCATCCCTGGCCACCCCCAAGGAGCACAAGAGTGCCCCTGTCATTGTTCCCCTTATAAAGCCATCAGCAG TGGAAGACGTACAGAATGTGCAgatagtgtgtgtttggtgcCAGAAGGAAGGTGTAAAACGCTACTCTCTATGCATGGGCTCAGAGCTCAAGAGCTTCTGCAGTGAAAAGTGTTTCGCCGCCTGCAGACGGGCCTACTTCAAACGCAATAAG GCCAGAGATGAAGACCTCCATGGTGAGAGATCCCCACAGCACCCCCATACAGAGGACTCGCCCAGACTGGTgttgaaaataaacagcaatgtCAGA TCTCTCTCCCCTGTGCCGCAGGTATGTGATTGGTGCAAGCACGTCCGTCATACTAAAGAATACCTGGACTTTGGGTCTGGCGAGGAACGACTCCAGTTCTGCAGCACCAAGTGTCTGAATCAATACAAGATGGATGTTTTCTACAGAGAAGCCCGTGCAGCTCTCACCAGCACCAGCTCCAGCCCGAGCAGAACCAGCCAGGAGGGGAGGGCGGACAGCAGTGTCACTGGGCAAAAGCTACTCACTCCTGAATCTTggaacagcaacaacagtatAGGGGAAGCCCGTCACAGAAACCTCTCCCCTAAAGGTCCTACACTAATACATGCGTCAACAGAAtccacctccatctcctcctcagaggcatcttcttcttcttcttccaagGTCCCTGTCTCTGGGCTGAGGACCCTGGAGAGACCCATccagcctcctccacctccacctgctgtgGAGGTGTCACCTCACCCcgctccccttcctcctctgcctcctcctcgtCCCAGTCTGGAACATCAACCAGTGCCTCAAATCCCCATTCCCTTCATTAGACCTCCTCTTCATGCTCAGGGCCTGAAAAGCCCCCTTGCCAACCCTCCCAGACACCCAGGACCCCCCTCCAGCCCCATCCACAGacctcctcactctcctcacCTGCAACCCCCAACCTCTTCCTCCATAAATCCCCCTGGACTGATGCACCCCTTTCCAGGAGCCTATTTCCCTGGTTTGCACTCCCCTCCTCTGAATATGATGCCAAGAGGTCCCGTCCCAATGCCTCCCATAATGAACTTTGGTATTCCTTCCTTTAGCCCCCTCCTGCCCCAGCCAACTGTCCTGGTCCCATATCCCATCATTGTTCCCCTACCTGTCCCTATACCCATTCCTATCCCCATTCCAGTCCCCTCTAAGGCAACCCTAGAAACTCCGAGTCACAGTGGAGTTATCCAGCCTGTGCCAGAGGGGGCAGACAGGAGTAGATCCAGGGTTACCAGGCCGCCATCCCCAGGGATCCCAGAGGGGGACAGCAGATTGGTAGCCAACAAATTGGGTGCACCCTTGACTCAAGGTCTCCCCTCGCCAAGTGACCCCAACTCAAGGGACACCGATTGGGTTAAATCAGAGAGGCCATTCCCGTCCCCAACATCCACACTCAATAGTGGAACATCCTCTCCCAGAGCACAGTACAATGAATCTCCTTCCTCAGCTCCAGGGTCGGAATCGCTGACAGACTataagcagcagcagtcagagcgACAAGTCATCCAAAGGGTTCTTCAGCGGACCCAAGTGAAGCCGGAGCCCAGTGCCAATGGAGTGGTGGACCTATCAGGGCTCACAGAGTCAGGAACTGGGCAGGGTACCAGATCAGGGCTCCACGACATCATCAGACCCACCTCTTCTCTACCAGAGTCCCCTTCACACGACACTGTCTACCACCACCAGGACTCCCACACTCCACCTTCACATACCCCTCCCAGCCCCACAGGAAGCAATCATCCAAACGATGTCACGCCCTCTGCTCTGAAATCTCAGGACTACAGTCCAAATGGGATGTCCCCCTCATCCGCACCCTCCAGTCCAGACTCCTCCCTACCCCAGAGAGTACTAGTGCCACCCCCTGACCCCACGATCAGTGAGCTGGAGGCCATCAAGGAGAACAAGTGCTCTGTTGTTGGCCCAGTGCGAGTTGAGGGCCCAGTCGGTCAGTTAGAAGAGCCCTTAGCAGTAGTTGGGGAAGTAGGGGAGGACCCCCATGTTCCTGATGAGGACCATGCCTATGCCCTGCCCACAGCGCCTAAGACAGGTGGGACCACCACCCCGCTGCTCTTGCCCAAACTCAGGGACAAGGGTAGCCTGCGGAGCCCTGCTAATATGCCCAGTGCTGGAGACATGGAGCCAGCTCTCAAGAGGCGATGCCTACGAATCCGAGATCAGAATAAGTAG
- the LOC108895997 gene encoding sine oculis-binding protein homolog isoform X3, whose amino-acid sequence MPEMEKGRPPENKRSRKPAHPVKREINQEMKTFAESTMNELLGWYGYDKVDLRDSEANEIRNYRERRQHVSVLKENSLPKPKSLDTKVSHSVLAMKSGERESSSVPSSSPSSSSTSSSLATPKEHKSAPVIVPLIKPSAVEDVQNVQIVCVWCQKEGVKRYSLCMGSELKSFCSEKCFAACRRAYFKRNKARDEDLHGERSPQHPHTEDSPRLVLKINSNVRSLSPVPQVCDWCKHVRHTKEYLDFGSGEERLQFCSTKCLNQYKMDVFYREARAALTSTSSSPSRTSQEGRADSSVTGQKLLTPESWNSNNSIGEARHRNLSPKGPTLIHASTESTSISSSEASSSSSSKVPVSGLRTLERPIQPPPPPPAVEVSPHPAPLPPLPPPRPSLEHQPVPQIPIPFIRPPLHAQGLKSPLANPPRHPGPPSSPIHRPPHSPHLQPPTSSSINPPGLMHPFPGAYFPGLHSPPLNMMPRGPVPMPPIMNFGIPSFSPLLPQPTVLVPYPIIVPLPVPIPIPIPIPVPSKATLETPSHSGVIQPVPEGADRSRSRVTRPPSPGIPEGDSRLVANKLGAPLTQGLPSPSDPNSRDTDWVKSERPFPSPTSTLNSGTSSPRAQYNESPSSAPGSESLTDYKQQQSERQVIQRVLQRTQVKPEPSANGVVDLSGLTESGTGQGTRSGLHDIIRPTSSLPESPSHDTVYHHQDSHTPPSHTPPSPTGSNHPNDVTPSALKSQDYSPNGMSPSSAPSSPDSSLPQRVLVPPPDPTISELEAIKENKCSVVGPVRVEGPVGQLEEPLAVVGEVGEDPHVPDEDHAYALPTAPKTGGTTTPLLLPKLRDKGSLRSPANMPSAGDMEPALKRRCLRIRDQNK is encoded by the exons ACATTTGCAGAAAGCACCATGAATGAGCTCCTGGGATGGTACGGATACGACAAGGTAGATCTCAGAGACTCCGAGGCCAATGAGATCAGAAACTACAGAGAGAGGCGtcagcatgtgtctgtgctAAAAG AAAACTCATTGCCAAAACCCAAGAGCCTGGACACCAAAGTCAGTCACTCAGTCCTGGCCATGAAgagcggagagagagagtcctCCAGCGTCCCTTCCTCTTCGCCCTCCTCTTCGTCGACGAGTTCATCCCTGGCCACCCCCAAGGAGCACAAGAGTGCCCCTGTCATTGTTCCCCTTATAAAGCCATCAGCAG TGGAAGACGTACAGAATGTGCAgatagtgtgtgtttggtgcCAGAAGGAAGGTGTAAAACGCTACTCTCTATGCATGGGCTCAGAGCTCAAGAGCTTCTGCAGTGAAAAGTGTTTCGCCGCCTGCAGACGGGCCTACTTCAAACGCAATAAG GCCAGAGATGAAGACCTCCATGGTGAGAGATCCCCACAGCACCCCCATACAGAGGACTCGCCCAGACTGGTgttgaaaataaacagcaatgtCAGA TCTCTCTCCCCTGTGCCGCAGGTATGTGATTGGTGCAAGCACGTCCGTCATACTAAAGAATACCTGGACTTTGGGTCTGGCGAGGAACGACTCCAGTTCTGCAGCACCAAGTGTCTGAATCAATACAAGATGGATGTTTTCTACAGAGAAGCCCGTGCAGCTCTCACCAGCACCAGCTCCAGCCCGAGCAGAACCAGCCAGGAGGGGAGGGCGGACAGCAGTGTCACTGGGCAAAAGCTACTCACTCCTGAATCTTggaacagcaacaacagtatAGGGGAAGCCCGTCACAGAAACCTCTCCCCTAAAGGTCCTACACTAATACATGCGTCAACAGAAtccacctccatctcctcctcagaggcatcttcttcttcttcttccaagGTCCCTGTCTCTGGGCTGAGGACCCTGGAGAGACCCATccagcctcctccacctccacctgctgtgGAGGTGTCACCTCACCCcgctccccttcctcctctgcctcctcctcgtCCCAGTCTGGAACATCAACCAGTGCCTCAAATCCCCATTCCCTTCATTAGACCTCCTCTTCATGCTCAGGGCCTGAAAAGCCCCCTTGCCAACCCTCCCAGACACCCAGGACCCCCCTCCAGCCCCATCCACAGacctcctcactctcctcacCTGCAACCCCCAACCTCTTCCTCCATAAATCCCCCTGGACTGATGCACCCCTTTCCAGGAGCCTATTTCCCTGGTTTGCACTCCCCTCCTCTGAATATGATGCCAAGAGGTCCCGTCCCAATGCCTCCCATAATGAACTTTGGTATTCCTTCCTTTAGCCCCCTCCTGCCCCAGCCAACTGTCCTGGTCCCATATCCCATCATTGTTCCCCTACCTGTCCCTATACCCATTCCTATCCCCATTCCAGTCCCCTCTAAGGCAACCCTAGAAACTCCGAGTCACAGTGGAGTTATCCAGCCTGTGCCAGAGGGGGCAGACAGGAGTAGATCCAGGGTTACCAGGCCGCCATCCCCAGGGATCCCAGAGGGGGACAGCAGATTGGTAGCCAACAAATTGGGTGCACCCTTGACTCAAGGTCTCCCCTCGCCAAGTGACCCCAACTCAAGGGACACCGATTGGGTTAAATCAGAGAGGCCATTCCCGTCCCCAACATCCACACTCAATAGTGGAACATCCTCTCCCAGAGCACAGTACAATGAATCTCCTTCCTCAGCTCCAGGGTCGGAATCGCTGACAGACTataagcagcagcagtcagagcgACAAGTCATCCAAAGGGTTCTTCAGCGGACCCAAGTGAAGCCGGAGCCCAGTGCCAATGGAGTGGTGGACCTATCAGGGCTCACAGAGTCAGGAACTGGGCAGGGTACCAGATCAGGGCTCCACGACATCATCAGACCCACCTCTTCTCTACCAGAGTCCCCTTCACACGACACTGTCTACCACCACCAGGACTCCCACACTCCACCTTCACATACCCCTCCCAGCCCCACAGGAAGCAATCATCCAAACGATGTCACGCCCTCTGCTCTGAAATCTCAGGACTACAGTCCAAATGGGATGTCCCCCTCATCCGCACCCTCCAGTCCAGACTCCTCCCTACCCCAGAGAGTACTAGTGCCACCCCCTGACCCCACGATCAGTGAGCTGGAGGCCATCAAGGAGAACAAGTGCTCTGTTGTTGGCCCAGTGCGAGTTGAGGGCCCAGTCGGTCAGTTAGAAGAGCCCTTAGCAGTAGTTGGGGAAGTAGGGGAGGACCCCCATGTTCCTGATGAGGACCATGCCTATGCCCTGCCCACAGCGCCTAAGACAGGTGGGACCACCACCCCGCTGCTCTTGCCCAAACTCAGGGACAAGGGTAGCCTGCGGAGCCCTGCTAATATGCCCAGTGCTGGAGACATGGAGCCAGCTCTCAAGAGGCGATGCCTACGAATCCGAGATCAGAATAAGTAG
- the LOC108895997 gene encoding sine oculis-binding protein homolog isoform X4: protein MPEMEKGRPPENKRSRKPAHPVKREINQEMKTFAESTMNELLGWYGYDKVDLRDSEANEIRNYRERRQHVSVLKENSLPKPKSLDTKVSHSVLAMKSGERESSSVPSSSPSSSSTSSSLATPKEHKSAPVIVPLIKPSAVEDVQNVQIVCVWCQKEGVKRYSLCMGSELKSFCSEKCFAACRRAYFKRNKARDEDLHGERSPQHPHTEDSPRLVLKINSNVRVCDWCKHVRHTKEYLDFGSGEERLQFCSTKCLNQYKMDVFYREARAALTSTSSSPSRTSQEGRADSSVTGQKLLTPESWNSNNSIGEARHRNLSPKGPTLIHASTESTSISSSEASSSSSSKVPVSGLRTLERPIQPPPPPPAVEVSPHPAPLPPLPPPRPSLEHQPVPQIPIPFIRPPLHAQGLKSPLANPPRHPGPPSSPIHRPPHSPHLQPPTSSSINPPGLMHPFPGAYFPGLHSPPLNMMPRGPVPMPPIMNFGIPSFSPLLPQPTVLVPYPIIVPLPVPIPIPIPIPVPSKATLETPSHSGVIQPVPEGADRSRSRVTRPPSPGIPEGDSRLVANKLGAPLTQGLPSPSDPNSRDTDWVKSERPFPSPTSTLNSGTSSPRAQYNESPSSAPGSESLTDYKQQQSERQVIQRVLQRTQVKPEPSANGVVDLSGLTESGTGQGTRSGLHDIIRPTSSLPESPSHDTVYHHQDSHTPPSHTPPSPTGSNHPNDVTPSALKSQDYSPNGMSPSSAPSSPDSSLPQRVLVPPPDPTISELEAIKENKCSVVGPVRVEGPVGQLEEPLAVVGEVGEDPHVPDEDHAYALPTAPKTGGTTTPLLLPKLRDKGSLRSPANMPSAGDMEPALKRRCLRIRDQNK from the exons ACATTTGCAGAAAGCACCATGAATGAGCTCCTGGGATGGTACGGATACGACAAGGTAGATCTCAGAGACTCCGAGGCCAATGAGATCAGAAACTACAGAGAGAGGCGtcagcatgtgtctgtgctAAAAG AAAACTCATTGCCAAAACCCAAGAGCCTGGACACCAAAGTCAGTCACTCAGTCCTGGCCATGAAgagcggagagagagagtcctCCAGCGTCCCTTCCTCTTCGCCCTCCTCTTCGTCGACGAGTTCATCCCTGGCCACCCCCAAGGAGCACAAGAGTGCCCCTGTCATTGTTCCCCTTATAAAGCCATCAGCAG TGGAAGACGTACAGAATGTGCAgatagtgtgtgtttggtgcCAGAAGGAAGGTGTAAAACGCTACTCTCTATGCATGGGCTCAGAGCTCAAGAGCTTCTGCAGTGAAAAGTGTTTCGCCGCCTGCAGACGGGCCTACTTCAAACGCAATAAG GCCAGAGATGAAGACCTCCATGGTGAGAGATCCCCACAGCACCCCCATACAGAGGACTCGCCCAGACTGGTgttgaaaataaacagcaatgtCAGA GTATGTGATTGGTGCAAGCACGTCCGTCATACTAAAGAATACCTGGACTTTGGGTCTGGCGAGGAACGACTCCAGTTCTGCAGCACCAAGTGTCTGAATCAATACAAGATGGATGTTTTCTACAGAGAAGCCCGTGCAGCTCTCACCAGCACCAGCTCCAGCCCGAGCAGAACCAGCCAGGAGGGGAGGGCGGACAGCAGTGTCACTGGGCAAAAGCTACTCACTCCTGAATCTTggaacagcaacaacagtatAGGGGAAGCCCGTCACAGAAACCTCTCCCCTAAAGGTCCTACACTAATACATGCGTCAACAGAAtccacctccatctcctcctcagaggcatcttcttcttcttcttccaagGTCCCTGTCTCTGGGCTGAGGACCCTGGAGAGACCCATccagcctcctccacctccacctgctgtgGAGGTGTCACCTCACCCcgctccccttcctcctctgcctcctcctcgtCCCAGTCTGGAACATCAACCAGTGCCTCAAATCCCCATTCCCTTCATTAGACCTCCTCTTCATGCTCAGGGCCTGAAAAGCCCCCTTGCCAACCCTCCCAGACACCCAGGACCCCCCTCCAGCCCCATCCACAGacctcctcactctcctcacCTGCAACCCCCAACCTCTTCCTCCATAAATCCCCCTGGACTGATGCACCCCTTTCCAGGAGCCTATTTCCCTGGTTTGCACTCCCCTCCTCTGAATATGATGCCAAGAGGTCCCGTCCCAATGCCTCCCATAATGAACTTTGGTATTCCTTCCTTTAGCCCCCTCCTGCCCCAGCCAACTGTCCTGGTCCCATATCCCATCATTGTTCCCCTACCTGTCCCTATACCCATTCCTATCCCCATTCCAGTCCCCTCTAAGGCAACCCTAGAAACTCCGAGTCACAGTGGAGTTATCCAGCCTGTGCCAGAGGGGGCAGACAGGAGTAGATCCAGGGTTACCAGGCCGCCATCCCCAGGGATCCCAGAGGGGGACAGCAGATTGGTAGCCAACAAATTGGGTGCACCCTTGACTCAAGGTCTCCCCTCGCCAAGTGACCCCAACTCAAGGGACACCGATTGGGTTAAATCAGAGAGGCCATTCCCGTCCCCAACATCCACACTCAATAGTGGAACATCCTCTCCCAGAGCACAGTACAATGAATCTCCTTCCTCAGCTCCAGGGTCGGAATCGCTGACAGACTataagcagcagcagtcagagcgACAAGTCATCCAAAGGGTTCTTCAGCGGACCCAAGTGAAGCCGGAGCCCAGTGCCAATGGAGTGGTGGACCTATCAGGGCTCACAGAGTCAGGAACTGGGCAGGGTACCAGATCAGGGCTCCACGACATCATCAGACCCACCTCTTCTCTACCAGAGTCCCCTTCACACGACACTGTCTACCACCACCAGGACTCCCACACTCCACCTTCACATACCCCTCCCAGCCCCACAGGAAGCAATCATCCAAACGATGTCACGCCCTCTGCTCTGAAATCTCAGGACTACAGTCCAAATGGGATGTCCCCCTCATCCGCACCCTCCAGTCCAGACTCCTCCCTACCCCAGAGAGTACTAGTGCCACCCCCTGACCCCACGATCAGTGAGCTGGAGGCCATCAAGGAGAACAAGTGCTCTGTTGTTGGCCCAGTGCGAGTTGAGGGCCCAGTCGGTCAGTTAGAAGAGCCCTTAGCAGTAGTTGGGGAAGTAGGGGAGGACCCCCATGTTCCTGATGAGGACCATGCCTATGCCCTGCCCACAGCGCCTAAGACAGGTGGGACCACCACCCCGCTGCTCTTGCCCAAACTCAGGGACAAGGGTAGCCTGCGGAGCCCTGCTAATATGCCCAGTGCTGGAGACATGGAGCCAGCTCTCAAGAGGCGATGCCTACGAATCCGAGATCAGAATAAGTAG